Proteins co-encoded in one Populus trichocarpa isolate Nisqually-1 chromosome 10, P.trichocarpa_v4.1, whole genome shotgun sequence genomic window:
- the LOC7463454 gene encoding U11/U12 small nuclear ribonucleoprotein 31 kDa protein, with amino-acid sequence MGKKQKRNSDSDEDEIFYHRYSSATTSSQHPPSSTKPHGGSGGLAPSKSTLYVSNLDFSLTNSDLHTLFSTFGKVARVTVLKDRTTRKSRGVAFIQFVSRSDAVTAVEQMDKKILNGRTLSASIAADNGRATEFIKKRVYKDKSKCYECGEDGHLSYECPRNRLGIRERPVVKRGRGGGGGGGGGGGRGGGDWEEEEEEGEFEEEKWAAAVDGGVEERLLKGGEVEKKKVKVKKASYFSDESDEEE; translated from the coding sequence ATGGGGAAGAAGCAAAAACGCAACAGTGACAGTGACgaagatgaaatattttaccACCGCTACTCCTCCGCCACCACATCATCACAACACCCACCTTCCTCCACCAAACCCCACGGCGGATCCGGCGGTTTAGCACCATCAAAATCAACCCTGTACGTATCCAATTTGGACTTCTCCCTTACAAACTCAGACCTCCACACACTCTTCTCCACCTTCGGCAAAGTAGCACGTGTAACTGTCTTAAAAGACCGAACAACACGGAAATCGCGCGGTGTCGCATTCATCCAATTCGTATCTCGCAGCGACGCGGTCACCGCCGTTGAACAGATGGACAAGAAGATTCTCAATGGGAGAACTCTGTCGGCGTCGATTGCGGCAGATAATGGTAGAGCGACGGAGTTTATTAAGAAGAGGGTTTATAAGGATAAGAGTAAGTGTTATGAGTGTGGAGAAGATGGACATTTGAGTTATGAGTGTCCGAGGAATCGATTGGGGATTAGAGAGAGGCCTGTGGTGAAGAGAGGGAGGGGAGGcggtggtggaggaggtggcGGCGGCGGAAGGGGCGGGGGAGAttgggaggaggaggaagaagagggcGAGTTTGAGGAGGAGAAGTGGGCTGCGGCGGTGGATGGAGGGGTGGAGGAGAGGTTGTTGAAGGGGGGAGAGGTGGAGAAAAAGAAGGTGAAGGTTAAGAAAGCTAGTTACTTCAGTGATGAGAGTGATGAAGAGGAGTGA
- the LOC7463453 gene encoding uncharacterized protein LOC7463453, with amino-acid sequence MHGFSTVDGFVEITESLAEMIKYVANEPSVGLFYVQQHAQNAIPNVIRLKNNVVEKSRATNLHTEDLEDCITMVKSMKECGFPVADEMIRDIRKSLATMSAKQPRRGLINSPVSGFQMGRTSSLGLGTWGRNGDDAEKDGKRTSNYFSTVFKTAKEKASNFKWPPLDSKESTTNQAEKLLSCPTSSQSVTSTGSSLPDVEADELPLSSPTAGGQQLDEEEDQFGVNLPRHNILLLTENFDDFKADKEAKLEEWLGGTADNLDKLQEGK; translated from the coding sequence ATGCATGGATTCTCCACGGTCGATGGCTTTGTGGAGATAACTGAAAGCTTGGCTGAGATGATTAAGTACGTGGCAAATGAACCCTCAGTAGGGCTCTTCTATGTTCAGCAGCATGCTCAAAATGCAATTCCGAATGTCATTAGGCTCAAGAATAATGTTGTGGAGAAGTCACGTGCAACAAATCTGCACACTGAAGACTTGGAGGATTGTATCACCATGGTGAAGTCAATGAAAGAATGTGGTTTCCCTGTTGCTGATGAGATGATTAGAGACATCAGGAAATCTTTAGCAACAATGTCAGCTAAACAACCAAGAAGAGGATTAATTAATAGCCCAGTTTCAGGTTTTCAGATGGGAAGAACCAGCTCACTGGGACTTGGCACTTGGGGTCGTAATGGAGATGATGCCGAGAAGGATGGCAAAAGGACGAGCAATTACTTTTCAACTGTATTTAAGACTGCCAAAGAAAAGGCAAGCAATTTCAAGTGGCCACCACTTGATTCGAAAGAATCAACCACAAACCAGGCAGAAAAACTACTGTCTTGTCCTACTTCATCACAATCGGTCACTAGCACTGGCTCGTCTCTGCCTGATGTGGAAGCTGATGAATTGCCCTTGTCAAGTCCGACTGCTGGTGGACAACAATTAGATGAAGAAGAGGATCAATTTGGTGTGAACTTGCCACGTCATAATATATTGTTGTTAACAGAGAACTTCGATGACTTCAAGGCTGATAAGGAAGCCAAGCTAGAGGAGTGGTTGGGAGGGACTGCTGACAACCTAGATAAACTGCAGGAGGGCAAATGA